The genomic stretch ATTCCCTTCTATCTCCCGTGGGACTTccacagtgctcaggaagccagccacatccaccggGTGGGACCATAGGTCAAAAAGTGTGgtggttttgtatgtgtgtgtgtgtgtgtgtgtgtgttcaaggagaGGGTGCAGAGCAACTCAGCGGTGGATGCTGTCTTCACTGTGATGCCTAATCCAGCAAAACGTCGTTTCAAAGAGCAACTTTTCCTTATAACATCGGAAATTGGAGTATAAATTTATATAACAACTAAGTTTTCCGGATAGTTACAGATTTGAAGAAAAttcgtatttctttttctatattttttcaatCAATGATGAAAGTTTATTGATAGGTTTTTCAGTTATATGTAATTCCTTTTATAATTAGATTCTTATCGCATTTCAGCCACTGACAGTCGCCCTACAAGGAACACCAAGTTTTCATTATTTCAATATAAATGAGATCTATCTAATTTGGAAGCACTGAAATAGGTAATAAACTTACTCTGGACGGCTTGACAAACCATTCAACCCATCACCATCTACCTCAATCCCTCATCACAAGCATTCAAAGTAAGAATCAATGTTTGTTTGATTTACCAGTGAAACGGCAACAGTTGCTGAATCAGAGTCTAATTTACATCATGATAAGAATGTGGTACAATGGTAACCTCTGTCACTGATAATCCATACATGAGAATTTGAGTGGGGGAATTTTTGGTCATGGGTTTCAATTCCTCACCCAACAACCATCAAAACGATTGACTGACAGGAATGTAACACAATCATTCTGCTAGAAACCTctgtagttgcatcatgggcatgaagggtcttgaaaTATGTTAAAAAGGTTTTGCAATATTGGAATGATGGGAGATATCCAGAGCAAGGATGGGCAGACTTTAAATGTTGGAAACATGCAGTATGCTAATCCTCATAAGGCCTACTATTTTCATAATCATATCAACTAAAATCCACAAAAAAAATCCTTTGTCTTTGAATTGAAATCTTAACTCATTACTTGCCTTAAAAGGATCCAGAAAGTTATTTGATTCTAAAtagtaataaaatcaataaacttTTTTCCTGTATTTCTGTTAGCTGCTAGGCTATCTATACATCCCATCTACATAAACTGGCTTTTCATTTCTATGGTAAATGAATTACTTTTTCCTAAAACCAGAAGTAGAGTTACTCTCCACACAAAAATTACATTCCCCATAGTTATAGGAATTCTATTGCCATATGCTTTCCACCTAAAAACTGCCAAAATCTACTCAGTAAACATGATCCTTCACCTGCAACCAATACAAAAGCATCAGTTAGATCTAGGTCATGAAAAATGCAGATCATCGACTCTATAGAGACAAGTTATAGGTTTGTATGCCTGTCAAATTTTAGCTGTAATATATACTTTCTAACTTTCCTTGGTCACAACTAAAATACTGATATTTGAATGGTAAGAGATCAATACTTTCaaatatgaatattcattttactttggttCATTACATCTATTAATGTTAACCATGCAGGCCATTAGGAACTAGACAACACCACTGAATATCAACAATGACCATACATTTGCATCATATTCAGCAAGAAACATGACAAAGAATTATTCCTGATGACATGCCAGACTGTAGACACCTTAATAATGTGACATACCATGATTTCTCCTCTTAGAATGTTGCGTGTGAGCAtgttgttgctcctgctggtAGCATTGGCAGTTGCACAGCGGACACTTATCCGTCCAAATCCACGAGCTTGTGCCACCCGCATCAATCACGCTGCCACATTTAGACAAGGCCATTACTACTTCTTCTCCTGGACACATGGACCCACCAGGAACCATGAGCGGGATTGGCTTGATGCTAGGAACATCTGCAGGTAGGTCAATAATatctcccctttctcttttcccccctACTTCCGATGTGCACATCATCTTTGccgacctctcctcactcctctccatgtgtccaaaccatttcagcacaaactctgcagctttctcaaccacacttttcttattaccacacctcccttttaCTCTTTTACAACTTATTCAATCATAccatcccacactatatactgtcttcaaagatttcatttccaacaatccaCACTCCTCACCTACAGCCTATGACTCAAGTCAgtacaatattgttgggactactgtacctttgaACAagcccattttcaccctccctgaCAACAATCTTTCTTTCCattcattccttaatgctccaagaacctttgtccCTCACTGATCCTACAACTCAATCCCGTTTCCTTGGTTCTATCTGCTGTCCTGTCCACTCCCACGTaactaaaatgcttcacttctattttccactcaaactcaaaccccaactaacctgttcctatgccctgctaaacctatatccttgcttttattactttactctcaacttcctcctttcaaacactcttccatGAAAAAGCTTCATTATTCTACAAGTGAAAAGGACTTAGGAGTCAACATCATCTCTAAACTGTTGCCAGAATCCCATATTAGAAGTTATGTAGACAAaacgtctgctggcaaatatacaAACAGCCTTCAAGTGTAAGGGAATATTTGGCAACAATTTCATATCCTAAATATGGAaaaacaagaatatgcttctcaagtttggtcaccacatctaCAGAAGTACAATGAGATAATAGAGacagtccagaggagggcagcaaagatggtaccaaaatttaGAGTTAAGTTACAGGAAGAGGCTAGAGGTTTTAAATATGCCCAccttaaaagaaagaagagtgagggtgacctgatcacagccttagAATTTTCAAAATGGAGTGACAGTGTGGacactgaacagttctttgagatatttagggaaagaacaaccagaagacataacatgtaATCAAGAAACTTATTAAAGGATGTAAAGTAATACTTTTCTAGTATAAGTTGGTAATAACAAACAGGTAGTTACCCCCATCGTAGGTTGCTGCTTGACCAGACAGTACACTGGAAGCCATTAAGTCACATAGTAACTGTGTGGCCATTGCATACTCAAGTGAGAATCATCATGATGTCTTGTTTATCTCCTTACACAGCTGAAcattggaactctttaccctcttatGTTTTTCATAATAACAACCTAACACTTTGCAAAAGCAAGCTTTCTATTCCTCCTCAAAAACTCCTTGAAcattctttccttttcctctttgtACACTTTAgcccatttcatttttttcatatggcCTGAAGCAAGACTTCTGCCTGTGAGTGAAGCCTTTGATATAAAAACAGTGGTAAGTATATTATAATAGAAGAACATGGAAAAATGTGATAAAACCATGTCTGAGTAAAGTTCAATAGAAAACAATCAAACATATGCAGAaagacatacactgaatattgtATTGAAGGACACATGAATGATTTTAGCATGTGAACCAAAAAATTATTTGCTGAATAATAGGTTGTGATGTATCAGCTAGCCATCCCAAAAATCAAAAAACCACAATCATGAAATAACATGAACATCATTGAAGCAACATCAGTTAACCTCAGATTTCATTTCTTCATCCAATAATTCTAAAAAGACTGATTTTATATCAGTACTGAAACATGATAAAATATAATCCAAAccataaataatataaaacaagACCAGAATTTATAACCAAAAAATTCATATCTTAGTAAGCCATAAATTCCAATTGAGGAAAATTCTGGATATACAATGCAAAAACAATGACTGTTTGAAATAATCAAAATAGTATCTTAAATTCTACAGTATAATCTGTAAGCCAAAAGAATTAACCATTCACTCATAATAATATAGTGTATTTCTCCCAACAGGAAACACTGTCAGGATCTTGTGAGCATAGAGACAGAAGATGAATCCAAATTTGTGACTGACAGTATTCAGCAAAGCAATGTTAAGTACATCTGGACCTCTGGTCGCAAGTGCAATTTTGATGGATGTGACAGACCTGATCTGCAGCCCATCATCATCAATGGATGGTTCTGGTCTGGTTCCAATGAACGTATTGCCCCTACAAACGGAACCTCCGGATGGGTTGGTGAATGGTCCCAAACAGGAGGTGCTGGATTGAAACAGCCAGATAATCGTGAATTTGGCGAAACTAAAACTGATGAAGCCTGCCTTGCCATCCTTAATAATTTCTACAGTGATGGAATAAAATGGCATGATGTTGCCTGCCACCATACCAAACCCTGGATATGTGAGGATTCTGATGAGCTATTAAATTTTGCTCGCCATGACAACCCTGATGTTAAAATCCCCTAAACTGGTCATAAAAACTTGTAACATTCCCTCTTCAAGCATCAAGTGCTCTCTTCCCTGTTTTATAATAGTACGTAAACCTGTGAATGcatacaccaagacacacacatacatttgcaCAGGCACTCATGGAAAGCAATCACATATTAGTAACTGCAGCCAAGTAGACaggttatattcctctcttgaaTTTTCTTAGCTGTTTAAATGAAAACCTTAATACAACAAGCATCATCA from Panulirus ornatus isolate Po-2019 chromosome 30, ASM3632096v1, whole genome shotgun sequence encodes the following:
- the LOC139758295 gene encoding P-selectin-like; the encoded protein is MLRVSMLLLLLVALAVAQRTLIRPNPRACATRINHAATFRQGHYYFFSWTHGPTRNHERDWLDARNICRKHCQDLVSIETEDESKFVTDSIQQSNVKYIWTSGRKCNFDGCDRPDLQPIIINGWFWSGSNERIAPTNGTSGWVGEWSQTGGAGLKQPDNREFGETKTDEACLAILNNFYSDGIKWHDVACHHTKPWICEDSDELLNFARHDNPDVKIP